A single region of the Brassica rapa cultivar Chiifu-401-42 chromosome A03, CAAS_Brap_v3.01, whole genome shotgun sequence genome encodes:
- the LOC117132512 gene encoding uncharacterized protein LOC117132512, with protein sequence MSSEKVTVFSGVSGDLRPWIAYMEFGFSLFKNLELDKLSWAKLFMDGTAKEYVKRLERISPFKSWHEMKYALLLVFGEKDDPDKVRLQIESEQKMKRWMDDYDRKRKPWRKSETIQDDAKMKLTIHHNVNSLDMSGSAVEVNLGEDAGSNENSVDEMEVEQETNSLLMEDSEDKIVTENTEIVIKKGSLSVFDHIADFGSEVGSTDLVALSDSFTQYEPQKPNPSGTEATEEKIVDKIVEMSQTQTDMVQQMTLSSVDGLSVSPSGCLVNSCSSPELMLKQDSFPIAVQESSSETVQAEEPNKEIVLPPVVEVTVRLDDCLGWSSSSPEILLKKDSFGEIDHEIELQDSADNLVLNDLSVENELQVSNSSSMEELEEKSGVQESSLRHPSCFLDPVLSMKFKATAERPHCWSEFLKPAVEHAYDAYYIAQTEAMLQMNQQWTDVSRQGRGNQQKCRKTWKFKFKKRKFSQRVPGQRFKFTEKKFKLMSRVDIMGEETMNTRWMKVAGVWFGIWRTLINEAAIRNVKWNCCLYLLVVAFNNKNLQEGDNAVYRSRLRHTHTSRVICKMRLIQPVKELKQFALKDGKFQVKHKWRFKSASVWSNGSSHESFSIMLISPSLWASLSLRDGVYTRIRVCGLIEVEVIWCVSQLWEKEVRITHYLLQVVKHLLNDKRCKWWIYIKSQLQQVLVQQRHTWKKCPKTWMFKYKARIKHTQALPLHVLLSLWRCSCFVWHRWRSKDDSTCPSEMVGV encoded by the coding sequence ATGAGTTCTGAGAAAGTTACGGTTTTCAGTGGCGTTTCAGGTGATTTGCGACCATGGATAGCATATATGGAGTTTGGATTCTCTCTCTTTAAAAATTTAGAGCTTGACAAGTTATCTTGGGCTAAGCTATTCATGGATGGTACAGCCAAAGAGTATGTTAAAAGGTTAGAGAGGATATCTCCTTTTAAGAGCTGGCATGAGATGAAATACGCTTTGTTGTTGGTGTTTGGGGAGAAAGATGATCCTGATAAAGTTAGGTTGCAAATAGAATCTGAGCAGAAAATGAAGCGTTGGATGGATGATTATGATCGGAAGAGGAAACCATGGAGAAAGTCTGAAACGATCCAAGATGATGCGAAAATGAAGCTTACAATACATCATAACGTCAATTCTCTGGATATGAGTGGTTCTGCAGTAGAAGTGAATTTGGGAGAGGATGCAGGCTCAAACGAGAATTCTGTTGATGAGATGGAAGTAGAGCAGGAGACAAACTCATTACTTATGGAAGATTCTGAGGATAAAATTGTGACAGAAAATACAGAAATTGTGATTAAGAAGGGTTCACTTTCTGTATTTGATCACATAGCAGATTTTGGAAGTGAAGTAGGATCTACTGACCTTGTGGCGTTGAGTGATTCTTTTACACAGTACGAACCGCAGAAGCCAAATCCATCAGGTACAGAAGCAACTGAGGAGAAAATAGTTGACAAAATTGTAGAGATGTCTCAGACTCAGACAGATATGGTGCAGCAGATGACTTTATCATCGGTGGATGGTTTGTCTGTGAGTCCTAGTGGTTGTCTTGTTAATAGTTGCTCGTCACCAGAATTGATGCTGAAGCAAGATTCATTTCCTATTGCTGTTCAAGAATCAAGTTCTGAGACTGTTCAAGCGGAAGAACCAAATAAGGAGATAGTGTTACCACCTGTGGTAGAAGTTACAGTGAGATTGGATGACTGTCTCGGCTGGAGTAGTTCTTCTCCAGAAATTTTACTCAAGAAAGATTCATTTGGAGAGATTGACCACGAGATTGAGTTGCAAGACTCTGCTGATAATTTGGTGCTGAATGATTTGTCTGTGGAGAATGAATTGCAGGTGTCGAATTCATCATCTATGGAAGAACTCGAGGAAAAATCTGGGGTGCAGGAGTCTTCTTTGAGGCATCCAAGCTGCTTCCTTGACCCTGTTTTGTCTATGAAGTTTAAAGCAACTGCAGAAAGGCCTCACTGTTGGTCAGAGTTTTTGAAGCCTGCAGTAGAGCATGCCTATGATGCGTATTATATTGCTCAGACTGAAGCAATGCTGCAGATGAATCAGCAGTGGACTGATGTATCAAGGCAAGGTCGTGGAAACCAACAGAAGTGCCGCAAAACTTGGAAATTCAAGTTTAAAAAAAGGAAGTTCTCGCAGAGAGTTCCAGGACAGCGTTTCAAATTCACAGAAAAGAAGTTTAAGCTCATGAGCAGAGTAGATATTATGGGGGAAGAGACTATGAATACGAGATGGATGAAGGTTGCAGGTGTCTGGTTTGGGATTTGGAGGACGTTGATTAATGAGGCAGCTATACGGAATGTCAAATGGAACTGTTGTCTTTATTTGCTTGTCGTGGCATTCAACAATAAGAATTTGCAGGAAGGGGACAATGCAGTGTATAGGAGCAGACTGAGACACACACATACATCACGAGTGATATGTAAAATGAGATTGATTCAACCGGTCAAGGAACTGAAACAGTTTGCTTTAAAGGATGGCAAGTTTCAAGTGAAGCATAAATGGAGGTTTAAATCTGCTTCAGTTTGGTCAAATGGGTCTTCTCATGAAAGTTTTTCTATCATGTTAATCAGTCCAAGCTTGTGGGCAAGCTTGTCTTTGAGGGATGGAGTATATACGAGAATAAGAGTGTGTGGGCTGATAGAGGTTGAGGTGATTTGGTGCGTTAGCCAACTGTGGGAAAAAGAAGTACGAATTACACATTATCTGTTACAAGTTGTGAAGCATCTACTGAATGATAAAAGATGCAAGTGGTGGATATACATCAAGAGTCAGTTA